The Coleofasciculus chthonoplastes PCC 7420 genome includes a region encoding these proteins:
- a CDS encoding Rpn family recombination-promoting nuclease/putative transposase gives MIFINPKTDFAFKKIFGSEQNPEILISFLNSLLYGGHPRITELEIINPYLAPKIQGIKDTFLDVKAKLTDETTVIIEMQVLNLSGFEKRILYNAAKAYSIQLEPGEDYTLLNPVIALTLTDFEMFEDLPQVISNFVLKEKKVLTDYPINDLELVFVELPKFTKELDELETLADKWIYFIKCARGLETIPETMAQVPEIRKAFEVANQANMTREELEALEQREMYIHDQRNAIKLALRQGIQLGREQGIQLGREQEKQRTREAEQLVQQERQRAKLLEERLRSLGIDPDSL, from the coding sequence ATGATTTTTATTAATCCCAAAACGGATTTTGCCTTTAAAAAAATATTTGGTTCTGAGCAAAACCCAGAAATTCTGATTAGTTTCCTGAATTCCCTCCTCTACGGTGGACATCCTCGAATCACCGAGTTAGAAATTATTAACCCTTATCTCGCCCCAAAAATTCAGGGAATTAAAGATACGTTCCTGGATGTAAAAGCCAAACTAACCGATGAGACAACGGTGATTATTGAGATGCAAGTCCTAAATTTATCGGGGTTTGAGAAGCGGATATTGTATAACGCAGCTAAAGCTTATTCGATTCAATTGGAACCGGGGGAGGATTATACTCTATTGAATCCGGTGATAGCCTTAACACTGACGGACTTTGAAATGTTTGAGGATTTGCCTCAGGTGATTTCTAATTTTGTTCTCAAAGAAAAAAAGGTGTTAACAGATTACCCGATTAATGACTTAGAGTTAGTCTTTGTCGAATTGCCTAAATTTACCAAAGAGTTAGACGAATTAGAAACCTTAGCCGATAAATGGATTTACTTTATCAAATGTGCTAGAGGGTTAGAAACGATACCGGAAACCATGGCACAAGTTCCCGAAATTCGCAAAGCGTTTGAGGTGGCAAATCAAGCGAATATGACTCGTGAAGAGTTAGAAGCGCTAGAACAGAGGGAAATGTATATTCATGACCAACGGAATGCAATAAAATTAGCCTTGAGACAGGGTATTCAGCTCGGACGAGAACAGGGGATTCAGCTCGGACGAGAACAGGAGAAACAACGCACAAGAGAAGCTGAACAACTGGTTCAACAGGAGCGACAACGGGCAAAATTGTTAGAGGAGAGGCTGCGATCGCTTGGTATTGATCCAGATTCTTTGTGA
- a CDS encoding Rpn family recombination-promoting nuclease/putative transposase, which translates to MIFINPKTDFAFKKIFGSEQNPEILISFLNSLLYGGHPRITELEIINPYLAPKIQGIKDTFLDVKAKLTDETTVIIEMQVLNLSGFEKRILYNAAKAYSIQLEPGDDYTLLNPVIALTLTDFEMFEDLPQVISNFVLKEKKVLTDYPINDLELVFVELPKFTKELDELETLADKWIYFIKCARGLETIPETMAQVPEIRKAFEVANQANMTREELEALEQREIYIHDQRNAIKLALRQGIQLGREQGIQVGREQGIQEGREQGIQEGREQEKQRTREAEQLAQQERQRAKLLEERLRSLGIDPDSL; encoded by the coding sequence ATGATTTTTATTAATCCCAAAACGGATTTTGCCTTTAAAAAAATATTTGGTTCTGAGCAAAACCCAGAAATTCTGATTAGTTTCCTGAATTCCCTCCTCTACGGTGGACATCCTCGAATCACCGAGTTAGAAATTATTAACCCTTATCTCGCCCCAAAAATTCAGGGAATTAAAGATACGTTCCTGGATGTAAAAGCCAAACTAACCGATGAGACAACGGTAATTATTGAGATGCAAGTCCTGAATTTATCGGGGTTTGAGAAGCGGATATTGTATAACGCAGCTAAAGCTTATTCGATTCAATTGGAACCCGGAGACGATTATACTCTATTGAATCCGGTGATAGCCTTAACACTGACGGACTTTGAAATGTTTGAGGATTTGCCTCAGGTGATTTCTAATTTTGTCCTCAAAGAAAAAAAGGTGTTAACAGATTACCCAATTAATGATTTGGAGTTAGTCTTTGTCGAATTACCTAAATTTACCAAAGAGTTAGACGAATTAGAAACCTTAGCCGATAAATGGATATACTTTATCAAATGTGCTAGAGGGTTAGAAACGATACCGGAAACCATGGCACAAGTTCCCGAAATTCGCAAAGCGTTTGAAGTGGCAAATCAAGCGAATATGACTCGTGAAGAGTTAGAAGCGCTAGAACAGAGGGAAATCTATATTCATGACCAACGGAATGCAATAAAATTAGCCTTGAGACAGGGTATTCAGCTCGGACGAGAACAGGGTATTCAAGTGGGAAGAGAACAGGGCATTCAGGAAGGAAGAGAACAGGGCATTCAGGAAGGAAGAGAACAGGAGAAACAACGCACAAGAGAAGCTGAACAATTGGCTCAACAGGAGCGACAACGGGCAAAATTGTTAGAGGAGAGGCTGCGATCGCTTGGCATTGATCCAGATTCTTTGTGA